DNA sequence from the Sphingomonas bisphenolicum genome:
AGTCGAAAGTGCGACGTTCGACCCGCAGGAGATCGAACGGTCGACCGGCATCGTGCTGCCCGCCCTGCCCGCCGGATGGCGCGTGACCGACGTCCAGCTCTTTCCGACCGCGGACAGTCCGGCGATCGCCATGTCCCTGCGCACGCCGCAGGGGGAAGCCTTGTCCTTCTTTGCGGATCGCGCCGAAACGCCGGCTGAGGCGACGCCGCTGATCGCCCGGCAACAGGGCGACGTCGTCGCCTATTGGGAAGCCGGCGCCATGGCGTACGCCCTGACCAGCAAGGGCGACGCCCGCCGCGTCATGCAACTGGCGGGAGAGATCGCCCCCGGCGCCTGAACGGCCGATTGCGGCGGGGCGACGCTGCTGGCGCCCCGGTTTACGCGATTTCGCTTCGCTGGAGTCTTCAGATGTTCCATCTGACTTGAAATCGCTTTAAGCGCCGCATCCATGGAGGATGCCCCGCAACCCGCCGCCCGCGCCGATGCGCGACCCGCCCTTGGCAGCCTGACGATGCTGTGGGGGTTCGCCCGTCGCTATCCGGGCCGCATCGCCGGCGCGTTGCTGGCGCTGATCGTGTCGTCCGCGGCGACGCTGGGCATCCCCAGCGGGTTCCGGTTGGTGATCGACAAGGGGTTCATGGGCGGCGGCGACATCAGCCGCTGGTTCGCCTATCTGCTGATGATCGTCATCGTCCTGGCGATCGCCAGCGCGCTGCGCTTCTATTTCGTGTCCTGGCTGGGCGAGCGCGTCGTCGCCGACATCCGCAGCGCCACCCAGGCCAATCTGTTGCGCCAGGCGCCGCGCTTCTTCGAGGAAAATCGCCCCTCCGAAATCGCCTCCCGCATGACGGCGGACACGGCGATCGTCGAACAGGTGGTGGGATCGACCGTCTCGGTCGCGCTGCGCAACCTCGTCACCGGGATCGGCGGGCTGATCTACCTCTTCGCGCTGGCGCCCAAGCTGGCAGCGATGCTGTTGCTGGGCATTCCGGTCATCCTGCTGGTGCTGATCGGCCTTGGCCGCCGGGTACGCGGCCTGTCGCGCGCCAGCCAGGACCGGCTGGCCGACATCGGCAGCGTCACCAGCGAAGTGCTGGGCGCGATGAAGATCGTCCAGGCCTTCGGGCAGGAAGGGCGTGAAGCCGCCCGCTTCGACGCGACCGTGGCAAGCGGATTCGCCACCGCGCGGCGGCGGATCGGCCTGCGCGCGGTGATGACCGCGGTGGTGATCGCACTCGTCTTCGGATCGATCACGGCGGTGATGTGGCAGGGCGCGCTCGATGTCGCCGCCGGTCGCCTGTCGGGCGGCAGCATCGCCGCGTTCGTCCTGACCGGCGGCCTGGTCGCCGGCGCGTTCGGATCGCTGTCCGAAAGCTGGGGTGACCTGTTGCGCGGCGCGGGCGCGGCCAGCCGCCTGCATGAACTGATGACGGCCGAGCCGGACATCGTGCCGCCAACCCATCCCGTCCCGCTGCCTGCCGGCGATCATGGCGCGCATCTTCGCTTTGAGGATGTGCATTTCCACTATCCCACCCGGCCCGATCAGGCCGCACTCCATGGCGTCTCCTTTGCTGTCGCGCCGGGCGAGACGGTCGCCGTCGTCGGCCCCTCCGGCGCGGGCAAATCGACCCTCATCCAGCTCGCCTTGCGCTTCTACGATCCAGGGTCGGGCGTCATCCGCCTGAACGGCGTCGCCCTGCCTGATGCCGATCCCGCCGCATTGCGCGCCATGATGGCGATCGTGCCGCAGGACAGCGTGATCTTTGCCGCATCGGCCCGCGACAATCTGCGCTACGGCCGCTGGGACGCAACCGACGAACAGATTTGGGAAGCCGCCCGCGCCGCCAATGCCGAAGCCTTCCTGCGCGCCCTGCCGCAGGGCTTGGACAGCCAGATGGGCGAGGGCGGGGCGCGCCTGTCAGGCGGCCAGCGCCAGCGGCTGTCGATCGCCCGCGCGCTGCTGCGCGATGCGCCGATCCTGCTGCTGGACGAGGCCACTTCTGCGCTCGACGCCGAATCCGAACGGCTGGTGCAGGATGCGCTTGGCCGGCTGATGCGCGCGCGCACGACGATCGTCATCGCCCATCGACTGGCGACGGTACGCGCCGCGGATCGCATTCTGGTGATGGACGAAGGGCGTATCGTCGAACAGGGCGATCATGCCGCGCTGGTGGCCCGGGACGGCCTGTACGCCCGCCTCGCCAGTCTCCAGTTCCAGGATGCGCCAGCCGCCTGATATCCGTCTGGCGCTCAGATGGCGCCAGGCGATGCGTCGCGCGTCAGTATGAGCCACCCGTCTCGTTCAGGCGAACGATATGGTCGAGTATCGCGGGATGCAGCGGCCGTTCGAAGGTGCAGCCCGATTCGGGACCGCGGGTCCACAGAACGCGGGCGCGGCGCCCTTCGAAGCCCGGCAACATGATCCACAGATCGCTGCCGATCGTCAGCTTCATGAAGCTCTGCAGGCGAAATCCGGTAACGGACATGTCCGTGATCCGGCTGGTGAACCAGGTTTCACCCGGTCGCCGGACCTTGACCCCGATCTGGACGTGGCGACGCTCGGCCGCCCGGCCCTTGCGGTCATATTCTGATTTCCGTTCCGCACTCATGATCGATACCGCGCTGCTTCGGCCGCATTATCGGCGGTCGAGGTAAGCAAAAGATTAAATCGGCCGGCGTGGCGGTTCCGTCCTCATTCCCGACGCACAAAAAAGGGCCGCCCGAGGGCGACCCTTTTGTCTCTGTCATCTTCCATCGCATGATCCAGCAAACCCCACCCGCCAACCGGGAAGTCCTGTGCGGGATAAGGGCCGCTGGCAGTCAGCGATCAGAAGTTGCCATATTGCTCGTTGCCGACGAAGCCCAGCTTCGTCACGCCCGCACGCTTGATCTCCGCCAACACTTGGTCGACGACGACATAGCGGGTGGCGGCGTTGGGCTGGAACTGCAGTTCCGGCTCGACGGGCAGGCGCAGCGACTGCTGCAGATACTGACGCAAGGTCAGCAGGTCGATCGGCGAACCGTTCCAGGTGATGATCCCGGCCGGGTCGATGGCGACCTTGTTCTTGACCGGGTCGATCACGCTGTCAGTCGGCGGCGCGTTCTGCGGCAGATCGATCTTAACCGCGTGGGTCTGGATCGGGATGGTGATGATGAACATGATGAGGAGAACGAGCATGACGTCGATCAACGGCGTCGTGTTCATTTCCATCATCGGCTCGCCATCATCGGAGCCCATGCTCATAGCCATAGCGAAATCTCCTTAATCAGCCGATCAGAGGCGGGTCGTCGACGTGCCGGGTTCCGGCTCGGAGATGAAGCCCACCTTCGGGAAACCGGCGCGCTGCATCGTATAGATGGTCCCGCCGATGCAACGATAGGGGGTGTTGATGTCGCCGCGAATATGCACTTCGGGCAGATCCTCGGGCGTCATGTTTTCGACACCGCCTGCCTTCTTGATGTCCGCCTCAAGCTTGGCGACGGCACGATCCAGCAGTTCACTGGAGTTGACCGGGGCCATGCCCCAGAACACCGCACAGCTGCCATCCGTGGCCGTCGTGACCGAAAGGGACACATTTTCCGGCTTCGTCGTGGTCGGCTCGAACGCAACCTTGGGAAGTTGCAGATCGACCGTCTGGACGACGACCGGGACCGCGATGAGAAAGATGATGAGCAACACCAGCATGACGTCGACGAGCGGCGTCGTGTTGATGTCGGACAAGGGCTTGTCGTCACCGCCGCCGGGGCCAACACTCATTGCCATTGATACTATCCTAACCTTGGTGTCGATGGCGCCCCGTCAGGCGGGGCCCACGTCCGGCGGGACCGGGCGGTCGCAGCCGCCACCCGGTCCCATACCGGAGTCTTAAGGCAATCAGGCCTTGGTCGGCGCAGCAGCCGGCTTGGCGACCGAAGCAGCCGGAGCGGCGGCAATGGTCGGCTTCACGGCGCCGTCCGAAACCAGATAGGCGAGCAGATCGACGGTGAAACCGTTGAGCTGTTCGGCGATCGACTTGTTGCGGCGCTGCAGGAAGTTGTAGGCGAGCACCGCGGGAACGGCCACGGCCAGACCCAGGGCGGTCATGATCAGCGCTTCACCGACCGGGCCGGCGACGGCGTCGATCGAGGCCTGACCGGCGGCGCCGATCTTGATCAGCGCGCGGTAGATACCGATAACCGTACCGAACAGACCGATGAACGGCGAGGTCGAACCGACGGTTGCGAGGAAGGCGAGACCGCCGCCGAGCGACGAGTTGATCGCGGCTTCCGAGCGGGCCAGCGAACCGTGCAGCCAGTCATGTGCTTCGACCGGGTCCTTCAGCTTGCTATGCTCTTCCTGCGCCTTGATGCCGTCGTCGACGATCTGCTTATAGGCCGAGTTCTTTTCCAGCTTGGCCGACGCTTCCTTGAGCGAACCGGCGCGCCAGAAGGTCGCACGAACCTTCTTGCCCTGGTTGATCACCTTCTGCTGTTCGATCAGCTTGGTGAAGAGGACGTAGAAAGTACCGACCGACATGGCGCACAGGATCAGGAACACGGTCCAGGCGATCGTGCCGCCCTGTTCCAGAGCTTCCATCAGGCCATAGGGGTTTTCCGGCTTGGGAGCCGCAGCTGCGAGATACATCAACATGTTCAAGACTTCCCTCTCAATGAGATCAAGCTAGGGCCAGGCGGCGCCGAGCGCACGCCTGCCCGATCAGGATTATTCCGGCAGACGCCAGGTGATACGCCCGTTGTAGGTGTCGGGCATTTCCGCGCCATCAGACCCCTTGGCCGGCTTGAAGCGCGCACGCTTCGGCAGCAGGCGGCAGGTCGCCTCGTCGAGATCGGCATGGCCGGTCGAAGAGGTGATGGTGCAGTTGGTCACCCGACCATCGGCGCCGATTTCCAGCCGGAAACCGGCCGTACCCGAACGTTCTTCGCGCTGGGCGCGGCTCGGATAGTCGGCATCGCTGAGCCAGCTGCCCGGAGCGCCACGCGGCGAAGCGCGCGTTGCGGCCTGAGGCGGTGGCGGCGGTGCAGCCGGAGGCGGCGGCGGCGCGGCGACCGGAACCGGATTGAACACCGGAGGGGGCGTCCGAACGGTCTGGATCGGCGGCGCAGGCGCCGGGGTCTGCACAATCGGCGGAGGCGCGACGACCGGCGGCGGCTCGACCGGCTGGTCTGGCGGCGGCGGCGGCGGCTCCTCGTCCGGTGGTGGCGGTTCCTCCTTCACGTCGATCACGTTCAGCTGTTCTGCCGCCTTTTTGACATATTTCATGCCAAGACCGGTGACGAAGGCATAGCCAAGAACAGCGTGAATCAGGGCGACGATGACGATCGAGACAGTCCGACTCGATCCTTGCGAGTGGTCAGCATAGGCCATTCGGCAACGACACTCCTTAACTCATCTTACCAGTGGTTTATACAAAATCAGCCAAAAACGACCCAAGCCGACCGAGCTACCCCAATCGCCTTTGGCCCCTGCCCGTTCATTTGCTACCGCGCAAACTCCTATCGCGACGCATCGTGGCACGCAAACGCTTTATCGATTTGTTCATTTGCGGTTACCATTTCATATCGGAATGACTTGCCTGTGACATCCTTGCCACGGGCCAAAAACATAGGACGAAGCTGACGATGAAATCCGCCACCCGCCTGCGCCACCTGGGATTGTTGTGCCTCATTTCCGCCGCATCTCCCGCGGTTTTTCCGGCCTTTGCCCAAAGCGGCAGGATGGTAACGCAACCATCTGGCGCCCGCCCCGGCCTGTCCTATGCCGACATTGTGGACCTGGCGGACAAAGCGCCGCTAGTGGCCAATGTGCGTATTCGCAACATCATCGCGTTGAAGGCGGAACAGGCCGGAACGGTCCCCGCAGGCCATAAAAGACTGTTTATCGAGGCCGACGTGACGGGGCTGATTCGCGGTGAAGCGGGAATCGCACCCCTTGTTACCTATCTCTATGATGCGCCGCTCGACGCGCGGGGCAAAATAGCCAAGCTCAAAAAGGCGCAGGTCATCCTCTTCGCGCGGCCCGGCGGGCGACCCGGCGACATCCAGCTGATCGCGCCCGACGCGCAAATTCCGGCCACCCCTGCAGAGGTGAACCGGGTCAAGGCGATATTGTCGGAACTGGTCGCCCCCAACACGCCGCCCCGCATCCTGGACCTGGGCGACGCTTTCCACGTCGCCGGCACGGTTGCGGGCGAAGGCGAGACGCAGATTTTCCTGCGTACCGAAAATGGCGATCCGGTGTCGCTGTCGATCCTGCGTCGTCCGGGCCAGGCGCCGCACTGGGCGGTGGCGCTGGGCGAGATCATGGACGAAGCCGCCCGTGCGCCGGAGCCGGGCAGCCTGCTCTGGTATCGGCTGGCCTGTACATTGCCCGCGACCCTCCCCTCTCGCGCCGTCCGCACCCTGTCGATGCAGGACGCCGAAGCCGCACGCGCCGACTATGGCGTGGTGATCGCCGCGCTCGGTCCCTGTGGACGGACGCGCGCCACCTCCTGATTCGGAGGGCGCGCGACGGCCGCCCGCTTTTCCTTGGACAGTTTCGCGCGGGCGGCTATCAGCGCGGCGTTCATCACGGAAGGGAAGATACGCCGCCATGACCAATCTGCACCGCCATGCCCCGCTGCGCGTCGCGCTTGTCGGCCTCGGCACGGTGGGCGGCGGGGTGATTCGGCTGCTGGAGACCAATGGCGACCTGATCGCCCGCCGCGCCGGCTGCCCGATCCAGATCGTCGCCATCTCCGCGCGCGACCGGAACAAGGATCGCGGCGTCGACCTGTCACCCTATGAATGGGTGGACGACATGACGACGCTGGCCACGCGCGACGATGTCGATGTCGTGGTCGAACTGATCGGCGGCGCGGACGGCCCCGCCCTGACGCTGGCGCGCCAGTGCCTGACCCTGGGCAAGCCCTTCGTCACCGCCAACAAGGCGATGCTGGCGCATCATGGCCTCGACCTCGCCCGGCTGGCCGAGCAGGGCGGCATCGCGCTCAAATATGAAGCTGCGGTCGCGGGCGGCATCCCGGTCATCAAGGGGATGCGAGAAGGCGCGGCCGCCAATGAGATCAGCCGCGTCTACGGCATCCTCAACGGCACCTGCAATTATATCCTGACCACCATGGAGAAGGAAGGCCGGGGCTTCGACGAGGTGCTGAAGGAAGCGCAGGATCTGGGCTATGCCGAAGCCGATCCCAGCTTCGACATCGACGGCGTCGACGCCGCGCACAAGCTGACCATCCTCGCCAGCCTCGCCTTCGGCACCGAACTGGATTTCGACGCGGTCGCGACCACCGGCATCCGCCATGTCATCGCCGCCGACATCGCCGAAGCCGCCGCGCTGGGCTTCCGCATCCGCCTGGTCGGCATGGCGCAGAACGGGCCGGACGGCCTGTTCCAGCGGGTCCATCCGATGCTGGTGCCGCTCGATCATCCGCTCGCCCATGTCGACGGTTCGCTGAACGCCGTGGTCGCAGAGGGCAATTTCGTCGGTCGCCTTTTCTTTCAGGGGCGCGGCGCAGGCGACGGGCCGACCGCGTCGGCCGTGGTCGCCGACCTGATCGACGTCGCGCGCGACGAATATGGCGATGCCTTCGCCATGCCGGTCGCCGCCCTGACGCCGCAAAATACGGCGGACGTCGGCGCGCGCATCGGCCGCAGCTATCTGCGCTTCAAGGTACAGGACCGCCCCGGCGTGCTGGCCGAAATCGCAGCAGCCACCCGCGACGCGGGCGTATCGATCGAAAGCATGATCCAGCGCGGCGCCAACCAGGCCGACGGCGTGCTGGTCGCGATCGTCACCCATGCCGGTGAGGAGCGCTGCGTGCGCGACACGCTGGAGCGGCTGGCGGGGTCCGACAGCCTGCTGGGCACGCCGATGGTCATGCACATACTGGACTGATGCCGCCTTAATCCCGCCCGGCGCCCTTGATGCGTTCGGGCGGCGGCGGCGACAGGTCGGCATCGGGATCGACGATCGCTTGCACGCCCCTGGCCAGCGCGCCGATCATCTGGAACACCGGCAAGCCGCCGGTGCAGCCCGTTCCCTGGCCGCCGGCCACACCGCAACTGCCCTGCCGCACGGCGACGGCCGATGCCCGCGGCGCCTCCCCACGCAACGGGGCGCCGCCATCGTCGTTGGAGCGCGGCAGGGGCAGCCGCTCGCGCGCATTGCGTTCCGCCCGCGTCCCGCACACCACGATAGCATCGCCGCTGCGATCGCAGGGACGGACGACCCGCGTCTTGTCCCGATAGGCGGCCATCACCGCATCCTCTCCCGCATCCTGCGCATGGACAGGCGATGCCATCGCCAGCGGAGCGAGAAGAATAAGCCGCTTCATCATGCCAGAAAAGCAGCCAATCATGGCCGTATCATGTCGCGGCGAATCGTTGCGAAATGAGCCATGCGGTCCGCCTTCCTCGCTCGACAAGAACGGGCCGGACGCCTATCGGATCGATCCATAAGAACAGGCAGAGGAAAATGATGGTGCAGGCAAGCTCGACTCTGGATCGCGTCCTGGTGCTCGAAATGGTCCGCGTCACCGAAGCGGCGGCGATCGCCGCATCGAAGCTGATCGGCCGCGGCGACGAAAAAGCGGCCGACGCCGCCGCCGTGGAAGCGATGCGCCTCGCCTTCAACGACCTTTATATGGACGGCACCGTCGTCATCGGCGAAGGCGAGCGGGATGAAGCGCCTATGCTCTATATCGGCGAGAAGGTCGGCAACGCCATCGGCACCGGGCCGCGGATCGACATTGCGCTCGATCCGCTCGAAGGGACCACTATCACCGCCAAGGCCGGGCCCAATGCGCTGGCCGTGCTGGCCATCTCCGAAGAGGGCGGCCTGCTCAACGCGCCCGACGTCTATATGGAGAAGCTCGCGATCGGCCCCGGCTATCCCGACGGCACGATCGACCTCAAACGATCGGTGCGGGAGAATGTCGAATCGGTCGCCCGGGCCAAGGGCGTCGATCCGCACGAAATCATCGTCT
Encoded proteins:
- a CDS encoding ExbD/TolR family protein, which encodes MAMSVGPGGGDDKPLSDINTTPLVDVMLVLLIIFLIAVPVVVQTVDLQLPKVAFEPTTTKPENVSLSVTTATDGSCAVFWGMAPVNSSELLDRAVAKLEADIKKAGGVENMTPEDLPEVHIRGDINTPYRCIGGTIYTMQRAGFPKVGFISEPEPGTSTTRL
- a CDS encoding ABC transporter transmembrane domain-containing protein produces the protein MEDAPQPAARADARPALGSLTMLWGFARRYPGRIAGALLALIVSSAATLGIPSGFRLVIDKGFMGGGDISRWFAYLLMIVIVLAIASALRFYFVSWLGERVVADIRSATQANLLRQAPRFFEENRPSEIASRMTADTAIVEQVVGSTVSVALRNLVTGIGGLIYLFALAPKLAAMLLLGIPVILLVLIGLGRRVRGLSRASQDRLADIGSVTSEVLGAMKIVQAFGQEGREAARFDATVASGFATARRRIGLRAVMTAVVIALVFGSITAVMWQGALDVAAGRLSGGSIAAFVLTGGLVAGAFGSLSESWGDLLRGAGAASRLHELMTAEPDIVPPTHPVPLPAGDHGAHLRFEDVHFHYPTRPDQAALHGVSFAVAPGETVAVVGPSGAGKSTLIQLALRFYDPGSGVIRLNGVALPDADPAALRAMMAIVPQDSVIFAASARDNLRYGRWDATDEQIWEAARAANAEAFLRALPQGLDSQMGEGGARLSGGQRQRLSIARALLRDAPILLLDEATSALDAESERLVQDALGRLMRARTTIVIAHRLATVRAADRILVMDEGRIVEQGDHAALVARDGLYARLASLQFQDAPAA
- a CDS encoding PilZ domain-containing protein, giving the protein MSAERKSEYDRKGRAAERRHVQIGVKVRRPGETWFTSRITDMSVTGFRLQSFMKLTIGSDLWIMLPGFEGRRARVLWTRGPESGCTFERPLHPAILDHIVRLNETGGSY
- a CDS encoding MotA/TolQ/ExbB proton channel family protein, which gives rise to MLMYLAAAAPKPENPYGLMEALEQGGTIAWTVFLILCAMSVGTFYVLFTKLIEQQKVINQGKKVRATFWRAGSLKEASAKLEKNSAYKQIVDDGIKAQEEHSKLKDPVEAHDWLHGSLARSEAAINSSLGGGLAFLATVGSTSPFIGLFGTVIGIYRALIKIGAAGQASIDAVAGPVGEALIMTALGLAVAVPAVLAYNFLQRRNKSIAEQLNGFTVDLLAYLVSDGAVKPTIAAAPAASVAKPAAAPTKA
- a CDS encoding ExbD/TolR family protein, with protein sequence MAMSMGSDDGEPMMEMNTTPLIDVMLVLLIMFIITIPIQTHAVKIDLPQNAPPTDSVIDPVKNKVAIDPAGIITWNGSPIDLLTLRQYLQQSLRLPVEPELQFQPNAATRYVVVDQVLAEIKRAGVTKLGFVGNEQYGNF
- the glpX gene encoding class II fructose-bisphosphatase, encoding MVQASSTLDRVLVLEMVRVTEAAAIAASKLIGRGDEKAADAAAVEAMRLAFNDLYMDGTVVIGEGERDEAPMLYIGEKVGNAIGTGPRIDIALDPLEGTTITAKAGPNALAVLAISEEGGLLNAPDVYMEKLAIGPGYPDGTIDLKRSVRENVESVARAKGVDPHEIIVCVLDRPRHEKLIGELRAIGCGIMLIPDGDVAGVIATTDPETTIDIYMGSGGAPEGVLACAALRCVGGQFKGKLLFRNEDEKGRARKWGITDLDKIYDLNELAKGDCIFAATGVTDGSLLDGVKRLPGGKLTTESVVMRASTGTVRWVKGEHRFDSKSR
- a CDS encoding homoserine dehydrogenase, translated to MTNLHRHAPLRVALVGLGTVGGGVIRLLETNGDLIARRAGCPIQIVAISARDRNKDRGVDLSPYEWVDDMTTLATRDDVDVVVELIGGADGPALTLARQCLTLGKPFVTANKAMLAHHGLDLARLAEQGGIALKYEAAVAGGIPVIKGMREGAAANEISRVYGILNGTCNYILTTMEKEGRGFDEVLKEAQDLGYAEADPSFDIDGVDAAHKLTILASLAFGTELDFDAVATTGIRHVIAADIAEAAALGFRIRLVGMAQNGPDGLFQRVHPMLVPLDHPLAHVDGSLNAVVAEGNFVGRLFFQGRGAGDGPTASAVVADLIDVARDEYGDAFAMPVAALTPQNTADVGARIGRSYLRFKVQDRPGVLAEIAAATRDAGVSIESMIQRGANQADGVLVAIVTHAGEERCVRDTLERLAGSDSLLGTPMVMHILD
- a CDS encoding energy transducer TonB, with the protein product MAYADHSQGSSRTVSIVIVALIHAVLGYAFVTGLGMKYVKKAAEQLNVIDVKEEPPPPDEEPPPPPPDQPVEPPPVVAPPPIVQTPAPAPPIQTVRTPPPVFNPVPVAAPPPPPAAPPPPPQAATRASPRGAPGSWLSDADYPSRAQREERSGTAGFRLEIGADGRVTNCTITSSTGHADLDEATCRLLPKRARFKPAKGSDGAEMPDTYNGRITWRLPE